In Colias croceus chromosome 8, ilColCroc2.1, a genomic segment contains:
- the LOC123693921 gene encoding uncharacterized protein LOC123693921 has product MDNQYYYKLMASYLSKRNCDESFMRYFFGKNATKKTPEELERADERKRRLQRERSRRYRALKNARRQNENSRDSAENDSVRSKSRGVSIDEEISDGDEPPTLCDLNYEDKWRDPTSSDCPSDDNSAHSAAEHKESPLPGNVSLNLKEFLSSPNTELDYPTVHSLMFHWLQT; this is encoded by the coding sequence ATGGACAATCAATATTACTATAAGTTAATGGCGAGTTATTTGTCTAAACGTAACTGCGACGAGTCATTCATGAGATATTTCTTCGGTAAGAATGCAACAAAGAAGACGCCTGAAGAATTAGAACGAGCTGATGAAAGAAAGAGGCGGCTCCAGAGAGAACGATCGCGTCGATACCGCGCATTAAAGAATGCTCGACGTCAAAATGAAAACAGCCGCGACAGTGCCGAGAATGATTCCGTTCGCAGCAAGTCTCGAGGTGTCTCGATCGATGAGGAAATAAGTGACGGCGATGAGCCGCCGACGCTGTGCGACCTGAACTACGAGGACAAGTGGCGGGACCCCACGTCGTCCGACTGTCCCTCCGACGATAACTCCGCGCACTCCGCCGCCGAACATAAAGAGAGCCCCCTGCCTGGTAACGTGTCGCTTAACTTGAAGGAGTTCCTCAGTTCTCCCAACACTGAGTTGGACTATCCGACCGTTCACAGCCTCATGTTTCACTGGCTCCAGACGTAG